CCCGCGAAGGCGATAGTGATGTGGTTGTCAGTCGCGCCCGGTCCCTTCAGGATCGTCGATGGATAGAGCATCGTCGCCTTCGAGCCCATCGACCCAGAAATCCACTCCATCGTCGCATCTTTCTCGGCGAGCGCACGCTTCGTGTTGAGATTGTAGGTGTTTTTCGACCAGTTCTGCACCGTCGAGTACTGGACGTGGGCATTCTCCTTCACGATTACCTCAACGCCGCCGGAGTGGAGGTTGAACGCCGAGTACTTCGGGGCCGAGCATCCCTCGATATAGTGAACCTCAGAGTTTGGCTCCGCAATGATGAGCGTGTGTTCGAACTGCCCCATCCCCTCGGAGTTCATCCGGAAATACGCCTGGACGGGCATCTCGACGGTGACGTCTTCGGGAACGTAGACGAACGAGCCGCCGGACCAGATCGCCCCGTGCAGCGCCGCGAACTTATTATCGCTCGGCGGCACGCACTTGGTCATGAAGTACTCGCGGACGAGCTCTTCGTGTTCCTGTACAGCCTCGTCCATATTACAGAAGATGACGCCTTTCTCTTCCCAGCGCTCCTGCATGTTCTGATAGACGACTTCGGATTCGTACTGGGCACCCACACCGGAGAGCGCATTCTTTTCGGCTTCCGGAATACCGAGTTTGTCGAATGTATCCTTGATGTCCTCGGGCAACTCTTCCCAGTCGTCGACGCCGGCGCGGACGTCGACGTCGGGTCGGATGTACGGCACGATCTCGTTGACATCGACCTCGGACAAGTCTGGCTGTCCCGGCCAATTGGTCGGCATCGGCATCTCTTGCCAGAGGTCCAACGCACGCAGTCGTCGCTTCAACATCCACTCGGGCTCGTCTTTATCCTCAGAAATGAGCCGTATCGTCTCCTCTGTCAGTCCCTGATCAGCCTTGAACGCAGCTGCTTCCTCTTTCTTGAAATCGAACCGGTCTTCAGTGTCGGTCTCGCGGAGGTGCTCTTGATCGGAGCTCATCAATCGATGCTTGTAGTATGGAAGAATAAAGCTAGGGTACTCAAACTACAATTTGTAACTATAATAGGTTTCTTTCACAGTTTATAGGAACTATTTGTAGTCACAAAAGTTTACTGTTGATGAGATGAAAGGGGGCATATGACCCACCAGACTCGCGAGACGACTGCCCCATCCGCAGAGTCAAAAACAGAGCAAGCACGGGAGCAGGGATGTCCCGAGTGTGGGGAGGACGTACTCACAGCGAGTGATACGGCCGAGAAGGTGTGTACTGCCTGCGGATTGGTCATCGACGAGCAACGCATCGACCGTGGTCCGGAATGGCGTGCCTTCGATTCGGCTGAAAAGGCAGCGAAATCACGCGTTGGTGCGCCGACGACACAGTTGATGCACGACAAGGGACTTTCGACCAATATCGGCTGGCAAAACAAAGACACATACGGAAATCCAGTGACACCACGAAAGCGCCAGCGACTCCAGCGACTACGGACGTGGAACGAACGCTTCCGTACACGGGATTCGAAAGAGCGCAACCTCAAGCAGGCACTCGGCGAGATCGAGCGGATGGCCTCTGCGTTGGGGGTACACAAGCCGACACGCGAGACTGCAAGCGTGATGTATCGGCGCGCGTTAGCGGACGGTCTCCTCCCAGGGCGTTCGAT
The DNA window shown above is from Natronomonas salsuginis and carries:
- the sufB gene encoding Fe-S cluster assembly protein SufB — its product is MSSDQEHLRETDTEDRFDFKKEEAAAFKADQGLTEETIRLISEDKDEPEWMLKRRLRALDLWQEMPMPTNWPGQPDLSEVDVNEIVPYIRPDVDVRAGVDDWEELPEDIKDTFDKLGIPEAEKNALSGVGAQYESEVVYQNMQERWEEKGVIFCNMDEAVQEHEELVREYFMTKCVPPSDNKFAALHGAIWSGGSFVYVPEDVTVEMPVQAYFRMNSEGMGQFEHTLIIAEPNSEVHYIEGCSAPKYSAFNLHSGGVEVIVKENAHVQYSTVQNWSKNTYNLNTKRALAEKDATMEWISGSMGSKATMLYPSTILKGPGATDNHITIAFAGEGQNIDTGAKVYHNAPNTKSTIESKSISKDGGRTNYRGLVHIADGAENSSTAVECDALMFDNESTSDTMPYMEINESTVDVAHEATVGKIGDEDVFYLQSRGLDDDDAKQMIVAGFIEPITEELPIEYAVELNRLVELEMEGSLG
- a CDS encoding transcription initiation factor IIB, translated to MTHQTRETTAPSAESKTEQAREQGCPECGEDVLTASDTAEKVCTACGLVIDEQRIDRGPEWRAFDSAEKAAKSRVGAPTTQLMHDKGLSTNIGWQNKDTYGNPVTPRKRQRLQRLRTWNERFRTRDSKERNLKQALGEIERMASALGVHKPTRETASVMYRRALADGLLPGRSIEGVATAALYAATRLDGVARTLDEIAVVSRVDSLEIKRTYRYVVRELDVQIPPTDPIEYVGRIVSELDCSDDTTRHARKLIEAATAHGVHSGKNPVGIAASAVYAAGRLCGEHITQDDVSAAADVSNVTIRNRYREVLNAYDERQNG